The proteins below come from a single Myxosarcina sp. GI1 genomic window:
- a CDS encoding NAD(P)/FAD-dependent oxidoreductase produces MSNNHKQLVIGAGFVGLGIAQALKEAGIPYDWVDASDNIGGNWYHGVYETAHIISSRKVTEFTHFPMSKDYPDFPSAQQMWDYLNMFAEHFDLKSQIELNRTVSYVRPIENNLWEVTFANGERRIYKGVIMCNGHHWCRRFPKFEGEFAGEIIHSKDYKKPEQLRGKRVLVIGGGNSACDIASEAARVADKSVLSLRNSVWFLPKSFAGVPLVNIIQGWMPEWFQRWLAYSIIRLTFGKHERYGLPKPNYRIFEKHPTLNNEVPYYIQHGRIIPKPAVNKLDGRWVEFCDRTREEFDLIVCATGYYVAYPFLPPELQRVKGATVQCYGGSFLADYKGLSYIGWGQVRGGVGSIMSAYAPIFARLLKLQNEINIPLGLVFREMGQSLPKTHLSDPHQTFRQLKFLNLFFGFLVKKARQIDKRYPEHQNQPLPYPQNREDKMLITIK; encoded by the coding sequence ATGAGTAATAACCACAAACAATTAGTTATTGGTGCTGGCTTTGTCGGCTTAGGGATAGCGCAAGCTTTAAAAGAAGCAGGTATACCTTACGATTGGGTGGATGCCAGCGACAACATTGGAGGCAATTGGTATCACGGAGTTTACGAAACTGCCCATATTATCTCCTCTCGTAAGGTAACAGAGTTTACTCATTTTCCCATGTCCAAAGATTATCCCGATTTTCCTAGCGCGCAACAGATGTGGGATTATCTTAATATGTTTGCCGAACACTTCGATCTCAAATCACAAATCGAACTCAACCGTACTGTCAGCTACGTTAGACCGATTGAAAATAACCTCTGGGAAGTAACTTTTGCTAATGGCGAACGGCGCATCTACAAAGGTGTAATTATGTGTAACGGTCATCACTGGTGCAGGCGGTTTCCCAAGTTTGAGGGTGAGTTTGCAGGGGAAATTATTCATTCTAAAGACTACAAAAAACCCGAACAACTGCGCGGTAAGCGAGTTTTGGTCATCGGTGGTGGTAATTCTGCCTGCGATATTGCCTCTGAAGCGGCGCGAGTAGCAGATAAAAGCGTATTGAGTCTTAGAAACTCAGTTTGGTTTTTGCCTAAATCTTTCGCAGGAGTTCCTTTAGTCAATATTATTCAGGGTTGGATGCCAGAATGGTTTCAGCGTTGGTTAGCTTACAGCATTATTCGCCTTACCTTTGGCAAACACGAACGCTACGGATTGCCCAAACCCAACTATCGGATTTTTGAAAAACATCCTACTTTAAACAACGAAGTTCCCTACTATATTCAACACGGACGCATTATTCCCAAGCCTGCCGTAAATAAGCTTGATGGTCGATGGGTGGAATTTTGCGATCGCACTCGCGAAGAATTTGACTTAATCGTTTGCGCTACTGGCTATTATGTAGCATATCCTTTTTTACCACCAGAACTTCAGCGAGTAAAAGGCGCAACGGTGCAGTGTTATGGCGGTTCGTTTTTAGCTGACTATAAGGGTTTGTCTTACATTGGGTGGGGACAAGTGCGCGGGGGAGTCGGTTCGATAATGTCGGCTTACGCACCAATTTTTGCTCGTTTACTCAAATTACAGAACGAAATAAATATTCCCCTTGGTTTAGTATTCAGAGAAATGGGTCAGTCTCTACCAAAAACCCACCTCAGCGATCCCCATCAAACCTTTAGGCAATTAAAATTTCTCAACTTATTTTTTGGTTTCTTGGTTAAAAAAGCGCGTCAGATTGATAAGCGATATCCCGAACATCAAAATCAGCCGCTTCCTTATCCACAAAATCGAGAAGATAAAATGTTAATCACTATAAAGTAA
- the bchH gene encoding magnesium chelatase subunit H has protein sequence MKRIVAIAGFESFNGNLYRQAAEMATVRCEGLEVIFFSDRDIATSSDKVETALQSADVFFASLLFDYDQVVWLKERVKDIPIRLVFESAIELISLTKLGKFAIGDKPKGMPKPVKFILSKFGNSREEDKLAGYLSFLKTGPKLLKYVPGKKVRDLRNWLIIYGYWNAGGTENVAAMCWTLAEKYLGLTVGDIPPAIETPNMGLLHPKYQGYFTSPQNYSNWYQNNVRTIPVVGAVREQPLQKPVVGILLYRKHVITKQPYIPQLIKHFETAGLIPLPIFINGVEGHVAVRDWLTTDYEQEQRQQGNKEILSLKDDAVKVDAVVSTIGFPLVGGPAGSMEAGRQVEVAKRILTAKNVPYIVAAPLLIQDIYSWTRQGIGGLQSVVLYSLPELDGAIDTVPLGGLVGEDIYLVPERLQRLTSRVKNWIELRHKPTSERKIAVILYGFPPGYGATGTAALLNVPQSLLKFLQALKTQGYEVGELPEDGEEIIQKVKEADEAMASFDNKSDITSVNVRTLEKWLGYLQTTKIERQWQSLTGTGIKTYGDDFQIGGIQLGNVWIGVQPPLGIAGDPMRLMFEKDLTPHPQYAAFYKWLQHEYQADAIVHFGMHGTVEWLPGSPLGNTGYSWSDILLGNLPNLYIYAANNPSESILAKRRGYGVLVSHNVPPYGRAGLYKELMALRELIAEYREDPEKNQALREAICQKIVDAGIEKDCKFEEGSKQGISFTVENAKLFSKTIINKYFLQVYEYLQVLEQRLFSSGLHVLGNAPNEEQLKSYLEAYFDKELSQNEIGDITSRHDTDTQSRSERLSPNEEAIKIRDLLAQNTDELTNLLRGLNGEYIPPAPGGDLLRDGSGVLPTGRNIHALDPYRMPSPAAYERGKEIAEKIIAQNLEETGNYPETVAVMLWGLDSIKTKGESLGILLELVGAEPVKEGTGRIVRYELISVEELEHPRIDVLANLSGIFRDTFVNIIELLDDLFQRAAEAEESEADNYIRKHYLALQAKGVDNASARMFSNPAGDFGSLVNDKVVDSNWESGDELADTWKNRNVFSYGRKDKGQARPEILSQLLETSDRIVQEIDSVEYGLTDIQEYYGNTGGLKLAAEKQSGKQVEASFVESFSKDTTPRKLKDLLRMEYRTKLLNPKWAKAMSDQGSGGAYEISQRMTALIGWGGTANFKDNWVYDQAVDTYALDAEMAQKLRDANPEAFRNIVARSLEAHGRGLWNADEEKLEKLRELYQSTEDELEGVTV, from the coding sequence ATGAAACGGATTGTGGCGATCGCGGGATTTGAATCTTTTAATGGCAACCTCTATCGTCAGGCGGCGGAGATGGCGACGGTGCGATGTGAAGGGTTGGAGGTAATCTTTTTCAGCGATCGCGACATTGCTACTTCTTCCGATAAAGTAGAAACTGCGCTACAGTCTGCCGATGTGTTTTTTGCCAGTTTGCTCTTCGACTACGACCAAGTTGTTTGGTTAAAAGAAAGAGTTAAAGATATTCCTATCAGACTAGTTTTTGAGTCGGCGATAGAATTAATTAGTCTGACAAAGTTGGGTAAATTTGCGATCGGCGATAAACCAAAAGGAATGCCCAAACCCGTTAAATTTATCCTAAGTAAGTTTGGCAACAGCAGGGAAGAAGATAAGCTGGCTGGCTATTTAAGTTTTCTAAAAACGGGACCCAAATTATTAAAATACGTTCCTGGCAAAAAAGTCCGAGACTTGCGTAACTGGTTGATTATTTACGGTTACTGGAATGCGGGGGGAACTGAAAACGTCGCGGCTATGTGTTGGACGCTGGCGGAGAAATATTTGGGTTTGACCGTTGGTGATATTCCACCAGCGATAGAAACCCCCAACATGGGTTTATTGCATCCCAAATATCAGGGTTATTTTACGTCGCCACAAAATTATTCAAATTGGTATCAAAACAATGTCAGGACGATTCCTGTAGTAGGGGCTGTTCGCGAACAGCCCCTACAGAAACCCGTTGTTGGTATTCTGCTGTATCGCAAACACGTAATTACCAAACAACCATATATTCCGCAATTAATTAAACATTTTGAAACCGCAGGTTTGATTCCCCTGCCAATATTTATTAATGGCGTAGAAGGTCATGTTGCGGTTCGAGACTGGCTGACTACTGACTACGAACAAGAACAAAGACAGCAGGGTAATAAAGAAATTTTATCTCTAAAAGATGATGCGGTAAAAGTCGATGCAGTTGTTTCTACCATTGGTTTTCCATTAGTTGGAGGTCCTGCGGGTTCGATGGAAGCAGGGAGACAGGTAGAAGTAGCTAAGCGCATTCTAACGGCTAAGAACGTTCCTTATATCGTCGCTGCACCTTTATTAATTCAAGATATCTACTCTTGGACGCGACAGGGAATAGGCGGTTTGCAGAGTGTAGTTTTATATTCTCTACCCGAATTAGATGGCGCGATCGATACCGTACCTTTAGGTGGTTTAGTAGGAGAGGATATCTATCTCGTACCCGAACGTTTACAACGCCTCACCAGCAGAGTTAAAAACTGGATTGAGTTGCGACACAAACCCACTTCAGAAAGAAAAATTGCCGTTATTTTATATGGCTTCCCTCCTGGTTATGGCGCAACTGGTACTGCCGCATTATTAAATGTGCCACAGAGTTTATTAAAATTTCTTCAGGCTTTAAAAACACAGGGTTATGAAGTCGGAGAACTACCCGAAGATGGCGAGGAGATAATTCAAAAAGTAAAAGAAGCGGATGAAGCTATGGCTTCTTTTGATAACAAAAGCGACATAACCTCAGTTAACGTTCGCACTTTAGAAAAATGGTTGGGTTATCTACAAACTACCAAAATCGAACGGCAATGGCAGTCACTAACGGGTACGGGAATTAAAACCTACGGCGATGATTTTCAAATTGGCGGTATTCAATTGGGTAATGTGTGGATAGGAGTACAACCACCATTAGGAATTGCAGGCGATCCTATGCGGTTGATGTTTGAGAAAGATTTAACCCCCCATCCGCAGTATGCAGCTTTTTACAAGTGGCTGCAACACGAATATCAAGCCGACGCAATAGTTCACTTTGGAATGCACGGTACTGTAGAATGGCTTCCTGGTTCGCCTCTGGGTAATACTGGCTATTCTTGGTCTGATATTTTGTTAGGCAATTTACCTAACTTATATATCTATGCTGCTAATAATCCTTCAGAATCAATTTTGGCAAAACGTCGGGGTTATGGTGTCTTAGTTTCTCACAACGTACCGCCCTACGGACGTGCGGGTTTGTATAAAGAATTGATGGCACTAAGAGAATTAATTGCTGAATATCGTGAAGATCCTGAAAAAAATCAGGCTTTACGAGAAGCTATCTGTCAAAAAATTGTCGATGCTGGTATAGAAAAGGACTGCAAGTTTGAAGAAGGATCGAAACAAGGAATTAGTTTTACTGTCGAGAATGCGAAATTGTTTAGTAAGACGATAATTAATAAATATTTTCTCCAAGTTTACGAATACTTGCAGGTATTAGAACAGCGTTTATTTTCTTCTGGCTTGCACGTTTTAGGAAATGCACCCAATGAAGAACAGTTAAAGTCATATTTAGAGGCTTATTTCGATAAAGAATTATCGCAAAATGAAATTGGCGATATTACCTCGCGTCATGATACAGATACACAAAGTAGGAGCGAAAGGCTTTCGCCCAATGAAGAAGCAATAAAAATTAGAGATTTGTTGGCACAAAATACCGATGAGTTAACCAATTTGCTACGGGGTTTAAATGGAGAATATATACCCCCCGCGCCTGGTGGAGACTTGCTTAGAGACGGCAGTGGCGTATTACCTACGGGTAGAAACATACACGCTTTAGATCCTTATCGGATGCCTTCCCCTGCGGCTTACGAACGCGGTAAGGAAATAGCTGAAAAGATTATTGCCCAAAACCTGGAAGAAACAGGAAACTATCCCGAAACTGTAGCGGTAATGCTGTGGGGTTTAGATTCGATTAAAACTAAAGGTGAGTCTTTAGGTATTCTATTAGAACTTGTAGGTGCAGAACCCGTAAAAGAAGGTACGGGAAGAATTGTGCGTTACGAGTTGATATCTGTAGAAGAATTGGAACATCCTCGTATTGATGTTTTAGCTAACCTGTCTGGTATCTTCCGCGATACCTTTGTCAATATTATCGAACTGTTAGACGACTTGTTTCAACGGGCAGCAGAAGCCGAAGAATCCGAAGCTGATAACTATATTCGCAAACACTATTTAGCTTTACAGGCGAAAGGGGTAGATAATGCTAGTGCGAGAATGTTTTCTAACCCTGCTGGTGATTTTGGTTCTTTGGTAAACGATAAGGTAGTAGATAGCAATTGGGAATCTGGTGACGAACTGGCAGACACCTGGAAAAACCGCAACGTCTTTAGCTACGGACGCAAAGACAAAGGACAAGCCAGACCAGAAATATTATCTCAGTTATTAGAAACCAGCGATCGCATCGTCCAAGAAATTGACTCAGTAGAATATGGCTTAACCGACATCCAAGAATACTATGGCAATACTGGCGGTTTAAAGCTGGCGGCGGAAAAACAAAGCGGCAAGCAAGTAGAGGCTTCTTTTGTGGAAAGCTTTTCTAAAGATACTACTCCCCGCAAGTTAAAAGACCTGTTACGCATGGAGTACCGTACTAAGTTACTCAATCCTAAATGGGCAAAAGCCATGTCAGACCAAGGCAGCGGTGGCGCGTATGAAATCTCGCAACGGATGACGGCTTTAATTGGTTGGGGTGGTACGGCTAATTTTAAAGATAATTGGGTATACGACCAAGCAGTAGATACCTATGCTTTAGATGCTGAGATGGCGCAAAAATTACGAGATGCCAATCCTGAAGCGTTTAGAAATATTGTAGCGCGATCGCTTGAAGCACACGGACGGGGTTTGTGGAATGCCGATGAAGAAAAGTTAGAGAAGTTGAGGGAGTTGTATCAGTCTACCGAAGATGAATTAGAAGGAGTAACAGTTTGA
- a CDS encoding DUF1772 domain-containing protein, which translates to MQLVLLVLLLNSALLTGNEFAVSTFIHPSLSADNHRSNLPTIQHFAKLYGRVMPFWMGMTTGLHTLVSAIAWFYFKSVFPWLFATASIWAIVILYSLIFPVPLNNRVKEWDITELPLDWEQTRSKWDLYNWIRVIFLILAFILLSMGFKASS; encoded by the coding sequence ATGCAGCTAGTACTTTTAGTCCTACTTTTAAACTCTGCTCTTCTTACAGGTAATGAGTTTGCCGTATCTACATTTATACATCCGTCGCTATCTGCTGATAATCATCGTTCAAATCTACCAACGATACAACATTTTGCCAAACTTTACGGTAGAGTAATGCCTTTTTGGATGGGCATGACAACAGGTTTACATACTTTAGTTAGTGCAATCGCTTGGTTCTATTTTAAATCCGTATTTCCTTGGTTGTTTGCTACTGCCTCAATTTGGGCAATCGTAATTCTCTATAGTCTGATTTTTCCAGTTCCTCTGAACAATCGAGTAAAAGAATGGGATATTACTGAATTACCGCTAGATTGGGAGCAAACCAGAAGCAAATGGGATTTGTATAACTGGATTAGGGTAATATTTTTGATTTTGGCATTTATTCTTTTATCAATGGGATTTAAAGCTAGTTCTTAA
- a CDS encoding type II toxin-antitoxin system HicB family antitoxin, producing the protein MEEYLEDCKREEKEPDRAFSGQFNLRNSPELHRKISIEAKKQNFSLNSFVEQALNRTV; encoded by the coding sequence ATTGAGGAATATCTAGAAGATTGCAAGCGAGAAGAAAAAGAACCCGATCGAGCATTTTCTGGTCAATTTAATCTGCGAAATTCTCCTGAGTTACATCGGAAAATTAGTATTGAAGCAAAAAAACAAAATTTCAGTCTCAATAGTTTTGTCGAACAAGCATTAAATAGAACAGTGTGA
- a CDS encoding GAF domain-containing protein, translating to MNIKPLLTDSDRGKIQQSDLLAEFIQDRESELVLDLVKEIRAAVSEQDFYSVSVRTVYRVLKCDRVVVYSLEKDSHEKIIAEAVNPRFTRTLGTVIEDPCFENRYINKYQQGRITTITNIYEAGMSRCYVENLEKIEVKANLVVPICDAEGLLYGLLIAHQCSDFRQWKQSEIDFALQIASWTAERLLEWKKQQQLSSKLEKAARWQEQMTELVRKLHQQEKVASVLQFAVEKAKETLECDRVVIYGLQEENIGKIVAEAKISPLAPILNSVIKDPCFEYRYIDKYKHGRVSAISNIFEAGMSKCYVENLDKIAVKSTLVVPVNWDDGEVYGLLVAHQCFKFREWQTEEIEWLKQVGFHTGLSLSKVKLNERIDDNQSNIASIELARDTITISKSNIEQIREPVRDASQLLIEANNLNKLLIREFNSIIESISPQSRKQTKFIQILLKKLSANLIELKKAHIALHKNSNSINELLETAARDLYAKESKKL from the coding sequence ATGAATATTAAGCCATTATTGACAGACTCAGATCGAGGTAAGATTCAGCAAAGCGACCTACTTGCTGAATTTATTCAAGATCGTGAAAGTGAGTTGGTTTTAGACCTGGTAAAAGAAATTCGTGCCGCCGTTTCAGAACAAGATTTTTATTCAGTTAGCGTCAGAACGGTCTATCGGGTTTTAAAATGCGATCGCGTGGTAGTTTATAGTTTAGAAAAGGACTCTCACGAAAAGATAATAGCCGAAGCCGTAAATCCTAGATTTACTCGCACGTTAGGTACGGTTATCGAAGATCCCTGCTTTGAAAATAGATACATTAATAAATACCAACAGGGAAGAATTACAACCATTACCAACATCTATGAAGCGGGAATGAGCCGATGCTATGTGGAAAACCTGGAAAAAATTGAGGTTAAGGCTAATTTAGTAGTTCCTATATGCGATGCTGAAGGCTTATTATACGGATTATTGATAGCACATCAATGTTCGGATTTTCGACAATGGAAACAGTCAGAAATCGATTTTGCGCTGCAAATTGCTAGTTGGACTGCCGAAAGACTTTTAGAGTGGAAAAAACAACAGCAGCTAAGCTCGAAGCTGGAAAAAGCTGCTCGGTGGCAAGAACAGATGACCGAACTGGTTAGAAAGCTTCACCAGCAAGAAAAAGTTGCCTCAGTTTTACAGTTTGCAGTAGAAAAAGCTAAAGAAACGTTAGAATGCGATCGCGTCGTTATTTATGGTCTTCAAGAAGAAAACATCGGTAAAATTGTTGCCGAAGCTAAAATTTCTCCCTTGGCTCCAATTTTAAATAGCGTTATTAAAGATCCTTGTTTTGAATATCGATACATCGACAAATACAAACATGGTCGAGTTTCGGCAATCTCTAATATTTTTGAAGCAGGGATGAGTAAATGTTACGTAGAAAATTTGGATAAAATTGCCGTAAAATCTACTTTAGTCGTTCCTGTAAATTGGGATGATGGAGAAGTATATGGTTTGCTGGTCGCTCATCAGTGTTTTAAATTTCGAGAGTGGCAAACTGAAGAAATTGAGTGGTTAAAACAGGTTGGTTTTCATACAGGTTTATCTCTATCTAAGGTTAAATTAAACGAACGCATTGATGATAATCAGTCCAATATAGCCTCTATAGAACTAGCTAGAGATACTATAACTATTTCTAAATCTAATATCGAGCAAATTAGAGAACCAGTGAGAGATGCTTCGCAGCTATTGATTGAAGCTAATAATTTAAACAAATTACTAATTAGAGAATTTAATTCAATTATTGAAAGTATTTCACCTCAATCTAGAAAGCAAACTAAGTTTATTCAAATCTTACTTAAAAAACTGTCGGCAAATTTAATCGAACTCAAAAAAGCTCATATTGCCTTGCATAAAAACAGCAACAGCATTAATGAACTTTTAGAAACTGCGGCTCGGGACTTATATGCTAAAGAGTCAAAAAAACTTTGA
- a CDS encoding S-layer homology domain-containing protein, with the protein MLHIRPYKTVAFQAISTLLLALLASCGNGSAIENLVSADPQLSKNQTTTPTSNLQAEDNGNSLNSKLSGSEATDLSQFPNLIPLYSPAELQNIESGLTDETGRGIWRSPDPIARIASNYQERLKSDGWEIIQPFNLAANIETSEAIASKDNLEIAISLEQLSSDAEANGDKTELTIAYQPSEPETNLNSASKPQPEKTPEDNLFAPANTAVEEEIKNTQNSVNTKPQNVANSPTAKISTTAEFSDLAEVPEQLQQYVGDVAKLGILTPYIQEENVATDKFAPNKPITRSEYARWLIAANNKYYQDSPNKKIYEAKDPEQPAFNDVNSNSPSFGAIQGLAEAGLIPSMLTQDSSKLLFQPNAPLKREDLVTWKVPLDTRKALPQADIEAIKESWGFQDATDIDPTALKALFADFQNGDRSNVGRAFGYTTLFQPKKPVTRAEAAASLWYFGFQGEGITAPEIAKTSPASE; encoded by the coding sequence TTGTTACACATTAGACCTTATAAAACAGTTGCGTTTCAGGCTATATCGACGTTATTGTTAGCTTTGCTAGCTAGCTGTGGCAACGGTAGCGCAATTGAAAATTTAGTTAGTGCCGATCCTCAACTAAGCAAAAACCAAACTACAACTCCAACTTCTAATTTACAAGCTGAAGATAACGGCAATTCTTTGAATTCAAAATTGTCGGGAAGTGAGGCGACCGACCTATCACAATTTCCCAATTTGATTCCTCTCTATAGCCCAGCCGAGTTGCAAAATATAGAATCGGGATTAACTGACGAGACAGGGAGAGGAATCTGGCGATCGCCAGATCCAATCGCTCGCATCGCTTCTAACTATCAAGAACGACTAAAGAGCGATGGTTGGGAAATTATTCAACCATTCAATCTCGCTGCTAATATTGAAACTTCTGAAGCAATAGCCAGTAAAGACAATTTAGAGATTGCTATTTCTTTAGAACAGTTGAGTTCGGATGCAGAAGCCAATGGCGATAAAACCGAGTTGACTATTGCCTATCAACCTAGCGAACCAGAGACTAATTTAAATTCTGCAAGCAAACCGCAACCAGAAAAGACACCAGAGGATAATTTGTTTGCTCCTGCAAATACGGCTGTCGAAGAAGAAATTAAAAATACCCAAAATTCAGTCAACACCAAGCCACAAAATGTAGCAAATAGTCCTACTGCAAAAATTTCCACAACAGCAGAGTTTAGCGATCTGGCTGAAGTTCCCGAACAACTTCAACAATATGTAGGCGACGTAGCGAAATTAGGAATTCTGACTCCTTACATTCAAGAAGAAAATGTCGCCACAGATAAATTTGCTCCTAATAAACCCATAACCCGTAGTGAGTATGCACGCTGGTTAATTGCAGCTAACAATAAGTATTATCAAGATTCTCCAAATAAAAAAATTTACGAAGCTAAAGACCCCGAACAGCCAGCTTTTAATGATGTAAATAGCAACAGTCCGAGTTTTGGCGCGATTCAGGGATTGGCAGAAGCTGGTTTAATTCCTTCAATGCTTACTCAAGACAGCAGTAAACTCTTGTTTCAACCAAACGCTCCTTTAAAAAGAGAGGATTTAGTTACTTGGAAGGTACCTCTAGATACCCGCAAAGCTCTACCACAGGCAGATATTGAAGCAATTAAAGAAAGTTGGGGCTTTCAAGATGCTACCGATATCGACCCTACTGCTTTAAAAGCTTTATTTGCCGATTTTCAAAACGGCGATCGCTCTAATGTGGGTCGCGCTTTTGGTTACACTACTTTATTTCAACCCAAAAAACCCGTAACTCGTGCTGAAGCAGCAGCTTCCCTGTGGTATTTTGGTTTTCAGGGTGAGGGAATTACCGCACCAGAAATAGCTAAAACTTCTCCAGCAAGCGAGTAG